A stretch of Chionomys nivalis chromosome 26, mChiNiv1.1, whole genome shotgun sequence DNA encodes these proteins:
- the LOC130866747 gene encoding histone-binding protein RBBP4-like, whose translation MADKEAAFDDAVEERVINEEYKIWKKNTPFLYDLVMTHALEWPSLTAQWLPDVTRPEGKDFSIHRLVLGTHTSDEQNHLVIASVQLPNDDAQFDASHYDSEKGEFGGFGSVSGKIEIEIKINHEGEVNRARYMPQNPCIIATKTPSSDVLVFDYTKHPSKPDPSGECNPDLRLRGHQKEGYGLSWNPNLSGHLLSASDDRTICLWDISAVPKEGKVVDAKTIFTGHTAVVEDVSWHLLHESLFGSVADDQKLMIWDTRSNNTSKPSHSVDAHTAEVNCLSFNPYSEFILATGSADKTVALWDLRNLKLKLHSFESHKDEIFQVQWSPHNETILASSGTDRRLNVWDLSKIGEEQSPEDAEDGPPELLFIHGGHTAKISDFSWNPNEPWVICSVSEDNIMQVWQMAENIYNDEDPEGSVDPEGQGS comes from the coding sequence ATGGCTGACAAGGAAGCTGCCTTTGACGACGCGGTGGAAGAACGTGTGATCAACGAGGAGtacaaaatatggaagaaaaacaCCCCTTTTCTTTATGATTTGGTGATGACCCATGCCCTGGAGTGGCCCAGTTTAACTGCCCAGTGGCTTCCAGATGTTACCAGGCCTGAGGGGAAAGATTTCAGCATTCATCGACTTGTCCTGGGAACACACACATCGGATGAACAAAACCACCTGGTGATAGCCAGTGTCCAGCTCCCTAATGATGATGCTCAGTTTGATGCTTCACACTATGACAGTGAGAAAGGAGAATTTGGAGGGTTTGGCTCTGTCAGtgggaaaattgaaatagaaatcaAGATCAACCATGAAGGAGAAGTAAACAGGGCTCGGTACATGCCCCAGAACCCTTGCATCATTGCAACAAAGACTCCATCCAGTGATGTGCTTGTTTTTGACTACACAAAGCATCCTTCTAAACCAGACCCTTCTGGAGAGTGCAACCCAGATTTGCGTCTCCGTGGACATCAGAAGGAAGGTTATGGTCTTTCTTGGAATCCAAATCTCAGCGGGCACTTACTCAGTGCTTCAGATGACCGTACCATCTGCCTGTGGGACATCAGTGCAGttccaaaggaaggaaaagtggTGGATGCAAAGACCATCTTCACGGGGCATACAGCAGTAGTAGAGGACGTTTCCTGGCATCTGCTCCACGAGTCTCTTTTTGGGTCAGTTGCTGATGACCAGAAACTTATGATTTGGGATACTCGTTCAAACAATACTTCCAAGCCAAGCCACTCAGTTGATGCTCACACTGCTGAAGTGAACTGCCTGTCTTTCAATCCTTACAGTGAGTTCATTCTTGCCACAGGATCAGCTGACAAGACTGTTGCCTTGTGGGATCTGAGAAATCTGAAACTCAAGTTGCATTCCTTTGAATCACATAAGGATGAAATATTCCAAGTTCAGTGGTCACCTCACAATGAGACTATTTTGGCTTCTAGCGGTACTGATCGTAGGTTGAATGTGTGGGATTTAAGTAAAATTGGAGAAGAACAGTCCCCAGAAGATGCAGAAGATGGCCCACCAGAGTTGCTGTTTATTCATGGTGGTCATACTGCCAAGATATCTGATTTCTCCTGGAATCCCAATGAACCTTGGGTGATTTGTTCTGTATCAGAAGACAATATCATGCAAGTGTGGCAGATGGCAGAGAACATTTACAATGATGAAGACCCTGAAGGAAGTGTGGATCCGGAAGGACAAGGATCCTAG